The genomic stretch GGCCCGGGTCGCTCTGCACCACATGCGGTCCGGCACGATGACCGATGAGGACTGGACCCGGCTCGCCCGCCGGATGCCTGATGTCTCGGCCGCACCGCTCTACATCGACGACTCCCCCAACCTGTCGATGATGGAGATCCGCGCCAAGTGCCGGCGCCTGAAGCAGCGCAACGACCTGAAGCTGGTCGTCATCGACTACCTCCAGCTGATGCAGTCCGGCGGCTCCAAGCGCGCCGAGAGCCGTCAGCAGGAGGTCTCGGACATGTCCCGTAACCTCAAGCTGCTCGCCAAGGAGCTGGAGATCCCGGTCATCGCGCTCTCCCAGCTCAACCGTGGCCCCGAGCAACGCACCGACAAGAAGCCCATGGTCTCCGACCTGCGTGAGTCGGGCTCCATCGAGCAGGACGCCGACATGGTCATCCTGTTGCACCGCGAGGACGCGTACGAGAAGGAGTCCCCGCGCGCGGGCGAGGCCGACCTGATCGTGGCCAAGCACCGAAACGGCCCCACAGCCACGATCACGGTCGCCTTCCAGGGCCACTACTCCCGCTTCGTGGATATGGCCCAGACCTGATCGGCCCGCCTGCAGGATCTCGATGGGGGCGGCTCTCCCAGACGGACGGCGTCCGTGAAATGAACTCGACGGCCGCAGCCCGACCCGGTGGACTGGGGCCATGACGACACCTCAGGAAGAGCTGCTCCCCACGACCCGACGAACCCTGCTTCACCGGATCGCCGTCGCGCAGGCCGACGGGCGGGTCCCGTCGCTGGTCGCGGCCGTTGTGCGGGGTGGGCGGGCCGTGTGGCACGGGGCGCGGACCTCGGTGGACGGGCACGGCCCGGACGAGACGGTGCAGTACCGGATCGGGTCCATCACCAAGACCTTCACCGCCGTCCTGGTGATGCGGCTGCGTGACGAGGGCCTGCTTGACCTCGGTGATCCGCTGGAGAAACATCTGCCGGGCACCGGCGCGGGCGAAGCGACGATCGCCGAACTGCTCGCGCACACGGCGGGACTGGCGGCCGAGTCGCCTGCGCCCTGGTGGGAGCGGACCCCCGGCACCCTCCGCCCCGAGCTGAGCGATGTGCTCGGCGAGCAACCCCTCCTGCACCCCGTCGGCCGACGGCACCACTACTCCAACCCCGGTTACACGGTGCTCGGCGCGCTGGTGGAGGAGCTGCGAGGCGCTCCCTGGGAGGAGGTGCTGCGCAGCGAGATCCTCGAGCCGCTCGGCCTGCACCGTACGAGCACGCAACCGCAAGCCCCGCACGCCGGCGGATGGGCCGTGCATCCGTGGGCGGACGCGATGCTGCCGGAGCCGCTGGAGGACTTGGGCAGGATGGCGCCGGCCGGTCAGCTGTGGTCGACCACGGGGGATCTGGCGCGGTTCGCGGCGTTCCTGGCCGCGGGGGACGATCGGGTACTGAGCGCGGAATCAGTGCGGGAGATGCGTACACCGGCGGCGCCGGCAGAGGCGGCCGATGTGCTGGACGGGGTCACCTACGGCCTCGGTCTGCAGATCCAGCGCCGCGACGATCGGCTTCTGGTCGGGCACTCCGGTTCACTGCCGGGTTTCCTGGCGAACCTCACCCTCAGCGTGGAGGACGACGTGGCGGCGGTGGTGCTTGCCAACTGCACCAGTGGACCGCTGCTGGGGGCCGTGGGCGCCGACCTCGTGCGGATCGTCGCAGAGGCGGAGCCGCGGATCCCGGAGCCCTGGCGGCCGCTGCGTGAGGTCGATCCGGCGGTCCTGGAGCTGGCGGGGCATTGGTATTGGGGGACCAACGCCTTCGGTCTGCGGGTGTCCGCGGACGGCCTTCTCGCGCTCGGCCCGCTGACGGGCAGTGGCCGGCGTGCCCGCTTCCGCTCGAATGGTGACGGCACCTGGACCGGCCTGGAGGGCTACTTCGCCGGAGAACTGCTGCGGCCCGTACGACGCCCGGACGGGGCGGTGAGTCACCTCGACCTCGGCTCGTTCGTGTTCACGCGGCAGCCGTACGACCCCGAGGCCGCGGTCCCGGGTGGAGTGGACCCGGAGGGATGGCGGGGCATCCGCTAGGGCCCTCGGCGACGGGGACGTGCGGCGGGGGTGTGTTTCACGTGAAACACACCCCCATCGCGATGTGGTCCCGCGATCCTCAGAGCCGCAGTTTGAAGCCCTCGTGCGTGGCGCTGAAGCCGAGCCGTTCGTAGAAGCGGTGGGCGTCGGTGCGTGTCTTGTCGGACGTCAGCTGCACCATCCGGCAGCCGATCTGCCGAGAGGTGTCGATCGCCCACTCGATCAGCCGGCTGCCCAGCCCGCTGCCCCGTTCGTCGGCGTGGATGCGCACAGCCTCGATGAGCGCGCGGGTAGTCCCCTTGTGGGAGAGCCCAGCGATGATCGTGAGCTGGAGGGTTCCGATCACGCGGCCCTCACGGACGGCGACGACGAGGTGCTGGTTCGGGTCGGCGTCCAGGCGTTCCAGCGCGGCGCGGTAGGGCGTCATATCGTCGGTGGACTCGCGCTGAGCGCCCAGAGAATCGTCGGCGAGCATCGCGACGATCGCCGGAAGGTCGTCGGCGGTCGCGCGGCGTATTTCAAGATCTCCCATACGCGCACCCTATGCGGGCACGTTCAGAGACTCCACGGCCCGTACGAGCGGTGCCAGTTCGGGGTTCCTGGAGGCCTCGTACAGGGCCTCGCGCAGGGCGGCATCATTGGTGGGCCGTGCCTCTTCGAGCAGCCGCAGGCCCGTCTCGGTGACGTTGGTATAGATGCCGCGCCGGTCGGTGGGGCACAGATAGCGTTCCAGCAGGCCGCGGTCCTCCAGCCGGGTCACCAGACGCGTGGTGGCGCTCTGGCTGAGGACGACCGCATCGGCGACCTGCTTCATCTGCAGATGGCCGCCCTCGCCGTCGTGCTGGCGGCTCAGCACATCGAGCAGGGAATACTCGCGCACGCTCAGGTCGTGCTTCGCCTGCAGGGCGCGCTCGATAAGCGCCTCGATCCTTCCGTGCAGCGCAGAGAGGGCGCACCAGCCTTGCGCGAGGGCGGTGAGCGCGGGGTCCGTCGCTGTCATTGGCGTTTTCCTCCGTCCCGGAGCGGCTGCATCAAGGATAGAGCAAGTCTGCAATAGTGCGCGTTTGCCATTAGCCAGCGTATGCAATTATTGTGGACGCGCTCAAAGCGCCCCTGCAATCGTCTGGGAAGGTGTACCCCTCCATGCCTCTCG from Streptomyces roseochromogenus subsp. oscitans DS 12.976 encodes the following:
- a CDS encoding GNAT family N-acetyltransferase, with translation MGDLEIRRATADDLPAIVAMLADDSLGAQRESTDDMTPYRAALERLDADPNQHLVVAVREGRVIGTLQLTIIAGLSHKGTTRALIEAVRIHADERGSGLGSRLIEWAIDTSRQIGCRMVQLTSDKTRTDAHRFYERLGFSATHEGFKLRL
- a CDS encoding serine hydrolase domain-containing protein, whose protein sequence is MTTPQEELLPTTRRTLLHRIAVAQADGRVPSLVAAVVRGGRAVWHGARTSVDGHGPDETVQYRIGSITKTFTAVLVMRLRDEGLLDLGDPLEKHLPGTGAGEATIAELLAHTAGLAAESPAPWWERTPGTLRPELSDVLGEQPLLHPVGRRHHYSNPGYTVLGALVEELRGAPWEEVLRSEILEPLGLHRTSTQPQAPHAGGWAVHPWADAMLPEPLEDLGRMAPAGQLWSTTGDLARFAAFLAAGDDRVLSAESVREMRTPAAPAEAADVLDGVTYGLGLQIQRRDDRLLVGHSGSLPGFLANLTLSVEDDVAAVVLANCTSGPLLGAVGADLVRIVAEAEPRIPEPWRPLREVDPAVLELAGHWYWGTNAFGLRVSADGLLALGPLTGSGRRARFRSNGDGTWTGLEGYFAGELLRPVRRPDGAVSHLDLGSFVFTRQPYDPEAAVPGGVDPEGWRGIR
- a CDS encoding MarR family winged helix-turn-helix transcriptional regulator, which codes for MTATDPALTALAQGWCALSALHGRIEALIERALQAKHDLSVREYSLLDVLSRQHDGEGGHLQMKQVADAVVLSQSATTRLVTRLEDRGLLERYLCPTDRRGIYTNVTETGLRLLEEARPTNDAALREALYEASRNPELAPLVRAVESLNVPA